One genomic region from Ralstonia pickettii DTP0602 encodes:
- a CDS encoding hypothetical protein (K07076: K07076) — protein MNESFNIQDLVLAIGIRKYDEATVSVLLTGSFARGNATPQSDVDLIVSSADIQSGGQRIFRHRGRLVILKIQPRETLTGILVDPRSACRYLTGLTHSVPLVDHDGFLRDLLDKARNFEWTDELIFSAHRKAASELIGWLEEVHKGVAGLESGDSGRMLQAVHGCSWGMLRVAQLHLRVLEGSDNTVVDDITAAVGSASRWSTLLRTAIGLTEARLSVRVKAGLELFCATAKLAGSSFLPDELRMLEPSLAQVQEFLASRSRHWRTNQQ, from the coding sequence ATGAATGAGTCATTCAACATACAAGATCTCGTCCTGGCGATCGGCATCCGCAAGTATGATGAGGCTACCGTCAGCGTGTTGCTGACGGGCAGCTTTGCCAGGGGTAATGCGACGCCGCAGAGCGACGTGGACCTCATCGTCAGCTCTGCGGACATACAGTCCGGTGGACAGCGGATCTTCCGCCACCGCGGCAGGCTGGTCATCTTGAAGATCCAGCCCCGTGAGACGCTGACCGGGATCCTTGTCGACCCGCGGAGCGCCTGCCGGTATCTCACTGGCCTGACTCATTCCGTCCCCTTGGTCGACCACGACGGGTTCCTGCGAGACCTGCTGGACAAAGCCCGGAACTTCGAGTGGACAGACGAGCTGATCTTCAGCGCGCATCGTAAGGCGGCCTCAGAATTGATCGGCTGGCTGGAAGAGGTGCACAAGGGCGTCGCCGGGCTCGAATCCGGCGATTCCGGAAGAATGCTCCAGGCAGTCCATGGTTGCTCCTGGGGCATGTTGCGGGTCGCGCAGCTGCACCTTAGGGTCCTGGAGGGCAGCGACAACACCGTCGTCGATGACATCACGGCTGCTGTGGGCTCAGCCTCCAGGTGGTCCACACTCCTGAGGACCGCCATCGGACTGACGGAGGCCCGTCTTTCCGTCCGAGTCAAGGCAGGTCTCGAGCTATTTTGCGCCACCGCGAAGCTTGCCGGGTCGTCATTCCTGCCGGATGAGCTGCGGATGCTCGAACCGAGCCTGGCACAGGTCCAGGAATTCCTGGCTTCTCGTTCACGCCACTGGCGGACCAACCAACAGTAG
- a CDS encoding hypothetical protein (K13623: btaB; S-adenosylmethionine-diacylgycerolhomoserine-N-methlytransferase) codes for MEPVSVKAIMFGPRGILFVRNPRNELELPGGRPEPGEGLERALVREVREECGLDVTSTVYLGSRSCEIIPDRRVLLVFFLCEFAGQALTLSEEHTAYEWIDISAEKPAILPSYYWDFCQDLASSRVKHSHVGGLSQEAAPTYPLHTGESDRQRLQVMSSIYDPATKDFLSRYLPDQGRALDVGSGHGQIACWMAISSPQSTVLGIDNSPKQVDLAWSTARRLALTNVTFRLGDVTQLNSIAKSVGVFDLITCRFTLLHIKKRANAIRALLKQLAPEGTLVIEEPSLASLFSVPTVSAFAEANAVMMACGWRNGITYDCIEDIWAIITSLDVNIKEARFSQPTVWKKEHKEVVYLSFQQFRPQLVKQGLIAEKRADAIAQALIQEFMDDTVISGGLRTLQLAISIRGERL; via the coding sequence ATGGAACCCGTGAGCGTAAAAGCGATTATGTTTGGACCGAGAGGGATTCTGTTCGTCAGGAATCCGCGCAACGAGTTGGAGTTACCGGGAGGACGACCCGAGCCCGGGGAAGGGTTAGAGCGTGCACTGGTACGTGAGGTAAGGGAGGAGTGCGGCCTGGATGTCACCTCGACGGTCTATCTCGGCAGCAGATCCTGCGAGATCATTCCGGACAGACGGGTCTTGCTTGTGTTCTTTCTATGCGAGTTTGCCGGACAAGCCCTGACATTGAGTGAAGAACATACGGCCTATGAATGGATAGATATCTCGGCTGAAAAGCCGGCGATTCTCCCGTCCTACTACTGGGATTTCTGCCAAGATTTAGCCTCGTCTCGCGTGAAACATTCGCATGTCGGAGGTCTGTCTCAGGAAGCTGCGCCGACGTACCCGCTTCATACTGGTGAGTCAGATCGACAGCGTCTTCAAGTCATGTCATCGATCTACGACCCAGCTACGAAAGATTTCTTGAGTCGATATCTGCCAGATCAGGGACGCGCGTTGGATGTCGGCTCTGGTCACGGACAGATTGCATGTTGGATGGCCATCAGTAGTCCGCAGTCTACGGTACTGGGTATCGATAACAGTCCGAAGCAAGTCGACCTGGCTTGGTCTACCGCTCGGCGGCTAGCCTTGACCAATGTCACTTTTCGCCTCGGGGATGTCACGCAGCTCAACAGCATCGCTAAGTCGGTAGGGGTATTTGACCTCATTACTTGCCGATTCACGCTGCTGCATATCAAAAAACGCGCGAATGCCATTCGGGCGCTCCTTAAACAGCTGGCCCCGGAGGGAACCCTGGTCATCGAGGAGCCATCGCTGGCAAGTCTGTTCTCAGTGCCGACGGTATCGGCATTCGCGGAGGCGAATGCCGTCATGATGGCCTGCGGCTGGAGGAATGGCATCACCTATGACTGCATTGAGGACATTTGGGCGATCATCACCAGTCTGGACGTCAATATCAAAGAAGCCAGGTTCAGCCAGCCTACGGTCTGGAAGAAGGAACACAAGGAAGTCGTCTACTTGTCCTTCCAACAGTTCCGGCCTCAGCTCGTCAAGCAAGGACTCATTGCAGAGAAACGCGCGGACGCTATTGCTCAAGCGCTCATCCAAGAATTTATGGATGACACCGTGATATCCGGCGGGCTACGCACGCTGCAACTGGCCATTTCCATACGAGGAGAAAGACTATGA